GCTGGTACGCGACCACGGCCTTGTTCAAGTGGCTGCTGGCCGCCGGCAAAACGTTTTACTGCCCGCTGAAAAGCAACCGCCTCGTCGACGATTCCGGCGGCCAGCAGCCCTATCAGCCCGTGAGCTGCCTGTCTTGGTCGGCCGCAGAGGTGGAAGTCGGAAAAATCTTGAAAGTGAAGGGCATGCCCAAGGACTGCAAACTGAAACTTTTCCGCGTACTGGTGTCCCCCCACCGGACGGACTACCTCCTCCCCAACGAGGTCGAGCCCTTGAACACGGCCGCTGCCGAACACGAAAGCAGCGTCCGCTGGACGATTGAGCAGTTTCACCGCGAACTCAAGCAACTCACCGGCGTGCAAGCCTGCCAGTGCCGGCTGGCCCGCAGCCAGCGCAACCATAGTGCCCTGGCTATGCGGGCCTGGACCCGCCTCAAACAAGCTGCCTACCAGACCCAAAAGACCGTTTATCAACTTAAACAAGGGTTTTTGGATGCGTATATGCGCCATGAATTAATGCAGCCAACGCTGGCTTTTGCGTAAGTCCTAATTATATAATTCAATATTTAGTCGTTCTTGTGCGCTTGAATATTTATCCTTCCTGCAATGAGAAAACTGCTACTGCAAACGCTAGCAGCCGGGGCCCTATTGGCCGCTTGTCCGCCCTCCCCCACGCTGGCGCAAAAAGCCAAACCGGCCTCAAACAGGGCCCCCACCACTGCCGCGCCGCCCGCCGCGTCGGCGCCGCTGGGGGCCCTGTTTGAGGCGTATTGGGAAGATCAGGCCCGGCTGTTTCCGCTGGCGGCCACGGCGCAGGGCGACAACCGCTACAACGACCAACTGCCCAACGACCGGACCCGCGCCTTTCGCCAGCAGCAAAGGCAGTCGTACGGCCAATACCTGGCGGCACTACACCGGATGGACCGGACCCGGCTTTCGGCCGACGACCGGGTGAGCTACGACATCTTTGACTACTTGCTGACGGACCAGCTGGAGACGCTGCAGCAGAACCGGTGGCTGATGCCCTTCGCTCAGTACTACAGCCTGCCCACAACCCTGCCCCTGCTGGGTGCGGGCACGGGCGCGCAGCCCTTCAAAACGGTGCCGGACTACGACCACTGGCTGGGCCGGGTGCACGGCTTCCCGGGCTGGGCCGATTCGGCCATTGCCAACTTTCGGCAGGGCGTGAAGGCCGGCGTAGTGCTGCCCAAGGCGTTGGTCGAGAAAATCATTCCACAACTGGAAGCCTTGGTCGTAGCCGACCCGACCAAGAGCCTGTTCTACGGGCCCATCACCACGCTTCCCGCCAGCTTTTCGGAAGCCGATAAAGCCCGCCTGACGACCGCCTACCAGCAGGCCATCCGCACCGAACTGACGCCTACTTACCAGAAGCTGGCGCAGTTTCTGAAAACGGAGTACCTGCCGAAGGCCCGCGCCACGGCCGGCCTGAATGCCCTGCCCAGCGGGGCGCAGGCGTACCGCTACCTCGTCCGCTCCCATACCACGACCGAGAAAACGCCGGACGAAATCTACCAGACCGGCCTGCGCGAAGTCCAGCGCATCCAGGCGGAGATAGGCGCCGTCAAAATCCAAGTGGGCTTTCCCGGCGACCTGCCCGCCTTCTTCGCTTACATGAAGAACGAGCCGAAGTTTCGGCCCTTCAAAACGCAGCAGGACGTGCTGGCCGCCTACGAAGCGGTTCACCAGCGCATGGCTCCTAGCCTAAGCAAGCTGTTTGGCCGCACGCCTAAAACGCCGTTTGAAGTGCGCCCGGTGGAGGCCTTCCGCGCTGCATCGGCCAGCGCCGATTATTTCCCCGGCGCGCCCGATGGCTCGCGCCCTGGTATCTTCTACGTGCCCATTCTCGACGCCACGCAGTACAACACCGTGGCCGCCCCGGCGCTGGAGTCGCTGTTTCTGCACGAGGCCATCCCGGGGCATCACTACCAGTTTTCGCTCCAACTAGAAAACACCGCCTTACCGCAGTTCCGCCGCACGCCGTCGTACGGCGCCTTTGGCGAGGGCTGGGGGCTGTACTGCGAAACCTTGGGCAAGGAACTGGGGCTCTACACCGACCCGTACCAGTACGCCGGCGCGTTGGGCGGCGAACTGCACCGGGCCCTGCGGCTGGTAGTCGATGTGGGCCTGCACACGGGCAGACTGACGCGCGAGCAGGCCATTCAGTACCTGATGGGCAACGAGCTCATCAGCGAACAGGGGGCCACGGCCGAAGTGGAGCGCTACATGGCGTGGCCCGGCCAAGCTCTTAGCTACAAGATAGGGCAGCTGAAGATTACGGAGTTGCGCGCCCGCTACGAAAAGCAGCTGGGGCCCAAATTCAACCTGCGCGCTTTTCATGACGAAATCCTGGCCGGCGGGGCCATGCCGCTGGCCGTGCTGGAAAAAAAGATGGACGCCTGGGCCGCCCGCCAGCGCTAAAGACTCGCGGTTGGCCGGCCCGTTCGTCTGGTTGATAAGTACTGAAACCAAATTACTTCCCCACTTTTTCCTCCCTTTATGCACCGATTGTCTTTACTCCTTTGGGCCCTGGCCTTACTGACCGCCGGGCCGGCCCTGGCCCAAACTGCCCCTATCCCCACCGCGCCCCTCGACTTGGCCGCTGTGGACGCCGTAGTGGCCCGCACCCTCAAAGCCTTCGACGTGCCCGGCATCGCCGTGGCCGTAGTGAAAGATGGGCAGGTGGTGATGGCCAAAGGCTACGGTGTGCGCTCACTGGCCACCAAAGCGCCGGTCAATGCTAATACGCTGTTCGGCATTGGCTCGAATACCAAAGCCTTTACCACAGCCGCGCTGGGCTTGCTGGTGGACGAAGGCAAGCTGCGCTGGGACGACAAGGTGACGGACTACATTCCCGAGTTCAAGATGTACGATCCCTACGTGACGGCCGAGTTCACGGTGCGCGACCTATTGTGCCACCGCAGCGGAATGGGCCGGGGCGCCGGTGATTTGATGCGGTATCCGGATTCAACCAATTTCACCATCAACGACCTGATTCACAACCTGCGCTACTTCCGGCCGGTCACGTCGTTTCGCAGCCAGTACGCCTACGACAACAGCCTGTACCTGGTGGCCGGCGAAGTGGTGGCGCGGGTGGCGAAACAGCCCTGGACCACATTTGTGGAAACCCGCTTGCTACAGCCCTTGGGCATGCGGCGCAGTGCCACCAGCTTTTCCCGCCTGTCGGACCAGACTAATGTCGCGGACGCGCATGCCCAAGTGGACGGCCGGGTGCAGGTGGTACGCCGATATCTGGGCTCGACGGCCGACCGGCCATGTTCAGCGCCGGCGGCATCTACAGCAGTGTAGCCGACCTGAGCAAGTGGGCGCTGATGCTGCTTGGGGGCCCCGGTGCCCCGGCACCGCTGCTGAAGCCTACCACGCTGCGCGAATTGTGGACACCGCAGACTATTCGGCCCGTCAGCCCGGCCCCTTCGCCCTACAACACGCACTTCGCCGCCTATGGGCTGGGCTGAGGTCTGCGCGATGTACGGGGCTACCAGGAAGTATCGCACCCCGGCGCCACCACGGGCATGGTGACCAAAGTCACTCTGCTGCCGGAGCTGCACCTGGGTATCATCGTGCTTGCCAACCAAGAAAACGGCGCTGGCTGCACGGCCATTACCAATTTTGTCGAAGACTATTACCTGGGCGTGAGCGGCCTCGACCGCGTGCAAGAAGCCGTGGACGACATGAAAACCTGGGCCAACGGTGCCGACCAAGCCACCGTTGCTGCTTTCAAGCAGGTGGCCGCCGCCCAAAAGGCCGCGCCCGAAAAGCCGGATTACACGGCTTACGTCGGCCGCTACCAAGATGCCTGGCTCGGCGACGTGCGGGTCTTCGCTCAAGACAACCAGCTCTGGTTCAAATCTCAACGCTCCCCCCGCTTGGTGGGCCAGCTGCTACCCTACCGCGGCGATACCTACGTGTTGCGCTGGCGTGACCGCACCTTTACCCTCCATCCCGACGTGTACGCCGCTTTCACGCTCGATGCGCAAGGCCAGGCCGCCAGCCTCAAACTGACGCCCATTTCGAAGCTTCTTGACTTTAGCTACGACTTCCAGGACCTGGACTTGCAGCGCGTAGAGTAGCGGGTAGCGTAGCCGCGGCAAGACGGCGGTCAATTTCAGGAAAGCTCCGGCCTCGGGGCTTTCCTTTTGCCAACCAATACCGGAGCCGCCGCCCGGACCAACCGCGCAACTTTTCGCCTTCCAATTAAGGCCAACTTTTAGTTTGTTTTCCGCCCAGTTTATGCCCCAATACGTACCGCGCCTCGTGGCCGTCGCCACGCTTTTTAGTATCACCGCGGCCGTGGCCCAGCCGCAGCCTAGCCTCACGGCGCAGGACTATGCCCGCGCCGAGCGGTTTGTGGGCTACAACACCCTGCCGCTGGTCGACCTCAGTATGGGCGCGCCTACCTGGCTGGCGGGCGACCGGTTCTGGTACCGGGTGCTCACGCCGCAGGGCAGCGAGTTTATCCTGGTAGACCCGGCCCGGAAGACCAAAACCGCTGTTTTCGACCCGGCCAAACTGGCGGCGGCGCTGGGCACGGCCAGCGGCAAAAGCTACGCGGCTGCCCGCCTGCCGTTTCGCACGTTCACGTTTTCGGCCGGTGAAAAGCAGGTGTTGTTCGCGGCCGGGGTAGGAGCTGGCGCTACGAAACGGCCAGCGGGTTGGTAAGGGCTGACTCCATTCCGGCCCCCAGCGCCAGCGCCACGGCCAGGGCCCAAAACGAAGTCGCCTCGCCCGACGGCCGACGGGTGGCGTTTTTGCGAGATTACAACTTGTGGGTGCGCGATACCAAAACCAAGGCCGAAACTGCCCTGACTACGGACGGCATTAAAGACTACGGCTACGCTACCGATAATTCCGGCTACGCGACCACCGACAAGCCGGTGCTGCTGTGGTCGCCCGATTCGCGCAAAATCGCCACCTTCCGGCAGGACCAGCGCCAGGTAAGCGACATGTACCTGGTGACGACCAACGTGGGCCATCCCACGCTGAAAGCCTGGAAGTATCCCCTACCCGGTGATAAGGAGGTGATTGCCATCGAACGGGTCATCCTGGAGGTGGACCAGCCGAAAGTAATCAAGCTGGAACTGGCGCCCGACCCCCGCCTCAGCTCGGGCTGCTTAAACCTATCCTGTGAAGGAAGGGGCATGGGCGATGTAGACTGGAGCCCAGATGCCACTCAACTAGCCTTTGTATCGAGCTCGCGCGACCGCAAACAGGTGAACTTCCGCGTGGCCGACGCCGCTACTGGCCGCGTGCGGGAAGTCTTTTCCGAAACGGTGGCGACGTTTTTTGAATCGGGCCGCGAAGCCATGAACTGGCACTACCTGCCCAAGACCAACGAAGTCATCTGGTGCTCGCCCCGCGACAACTGGAGGCACTTTTACCTCTACGATGCCACCACCGGCAAACTCAAGCGCCAGATTACCAAAGGGAGCTGGGCGGTAAGGGAACTGGTGCGGGTGGACGAGAAAGCCCGCCAGCTCTACTTTCTGGCGGGGGGCCGGGAGCCGGGCAATCCCTATTTCACTTACCTGTACCGCATTGGGATGGACGGTCAGCACCTCACCCTGCTCACGCCGGAGGCCGGCCACCATTTGGTCACATTCGCGCCCTCCGGCCGTTATTTTATCGATAGCTATTCGCAGCACTACCAGCCGCCCGTGAGCCAGTTGCGCACGGCCACCGGCAAGGTGGTGCTGCCACTGGAAAAAACCGACATCTCGCGGCTCCTCGCCACCGGCTGGAAGCCGCCCACGGCCATTATCACCAAGGCGCAGGACGAGCAATTCGACCTTTATGGCCTGATGTACACGCCCACCAACTTAGACCCGACCAAGAAGTACCCGGTTATCAACTACATCTACCCAGGGCCCCAGACCGGCCCTCTATCGGCAAACACGGGAGTCGGCTGGTCGTTTACGGCGGCGCGGCTCGACCACCAGGCGCTGGCCGAACTGGGCTTTGTGGTGGTGGTGATTGAAGGCAGCTGCAACCCGTTTCGCTCCAAAAGCTTTCAGGACGCCTGCTACGGCAATATCGCCGAAAATACCCTGTCTGACCAAGTGACCGGCCTGCGGCAGCTGGCGCAGCGCTACCCCTATCTCGACCTGAATCGGGTGGGCGTTTGGGGCCATTCCGGCGGCGGGTACGCGGCCGCGGCGGCCATGTTCCGCTACCCCGATTTCTACAAAGTGGGCATCTCCGAATCGGGTGACCATGACGCGCGCGGCTACATAAGTGGCTGGGGCGAGCTCTACATCGGCTTGCTCGCACCGCAGGCCGATGGCACATCTAACTACACCTCGCAGGCCAACGCGCCTTTTGCTAAAAACCTCAAGGGCAAGCTGCTGCTGGCCCATGGCCTGCTGGACAATAACGTGCCGCCCTACAACACGATGCTGGTAGTGGACGCCTTAATCAAAGCGAATAAAACCTTTGACCTGGTCGTGTTTCCGCAGGCGCCGCACGCCTACGGCCCCGATGCGCCCTACATGACGCGCCGCCGCTGGGACTACTTCGTGCAGCACCTGGCCGGGGCCCTACCCCCGCCCGACTATGAAATGAAGCCGATGACTGACCCACGCGACGCGGGGCAGTAAGGCGCGCCTGGCTGGGGCAGCGCACGACGCGGGCCACTTTTCACGACGCCACCGTAATCCAACTTTTCTTTTTTATGAAACAAGCCGTAGCCCTTCTTCTTTTTTGCATGGCTCTTTTGCCTGGTCTTTATTCAGAGGCACAAGGGGCAAAAAGTCCGCTTAGCAAAGCCGCCGTAGACACGGCTTTCCTGCTGCCAGTCAACGGGGTGAAGCAATACCTGGAGATTAAGGGCGCCTCCGCAACGAAGCCCGTTTTGCTGTTTATCCACGGGGGCCCTTCCTGGCCGGCTACGCCCATGAACCGCAAGTACAACCAGAACCTCGCCAACGACTTCATTTTTGTGTCGTGGGACCAGCGCAACTGCGGCAAGTCGCAGACCGACACGACGGTAGTGCTAACGCCGGGGCTGTATGTGGAAGACGCCCATGTGGTGACGCAGTTCCTAAAGAAGCAGTACCACCGGAACAAAATATTCGTCGTTGGCCACAGCTGGGGCAGTCTTATCGGGGTGAACCTCGTGCAGAAGTACCCGCAGGACTACGCGGCCTACATCGGGATGGGGCAGCTGGTGAACCCGGGCAAGTCGGAAATGCTGGCCAGAAACCACGTGGTGCAGCAGGCCACGCTGCGGAAGGACACCGCAACCCTGGCAGCGCTGGCCAAAATCCCATTTTCGGAGGCAGGAGGCTATCCAAACGGCTTGGCTGGCCTGTCGCAATTTCGGATGGTTTCCGATAAGTATCTCGCCAGTAGCGAGGTGGCCGAGCTGCCAAATCCAATGACGCTGTACCCCGATTATAAGGCCCTGGACTGGATGACCCCGGTACTGCGGACGTACAAGCTGCTGAGTAGCTACATGGATGGAGGAAAAACGAATTTGCTGAAGCAGAACACCTTTCAGCTGCCCGTGTACCTCCTCGTGGGTAAGTATGACTACACGACTTCCGCAGAGCTGGCGCAGCAGTATTTCACTGCCATCAAGGCGCCGAAGAAAAAGATGTTCCTGTTTGAGCACAGTGGGCATCAACCGAGTTGGGAAGAGCCCGCGCTTTTTCGCACGCGCCTGCTGCAAATCGCGGCCGCCAACAAAACCAATTAAAGGCGGCTAACGCCCCGGGGCCCCGGCAGCCGAGCGGGCCCGCCGCAGCTAGCCTATCGGCCCGAACCTTCGCGCTGGCGCGGCGCGGCGTGTACCTTCCGCTCCACTTTACAGGCACGACATGCGCAGCATTTTTGAAGTAGCCGTGGCTTTTTGCGGGCTAAGCCTGGGGGCCGCGCCCGCGGGGCAGGCCCAGAGCCGGACCGCCGCCGGGGCCCCGGCGGCCCAGCCAGCCGGTGGAGGCAGCTGGGCCGCGCTGGCGGCCGAGGCCGGGCGCATGGGCAAGCCCGCGTGGCGGCCCATGCTGAGCTACGTGGCGGCCCTGCACCAGCGGGCTACCCATCCGGCCGCCCCGCCTTTCGACTACGAGTGGGAGGATTTGGGCCCCGGCTACGTGTACGGCAACGCCTTCGGGCACTGGGACGTGGTGCACGAAACCATCGACGTGCTGCCCGCCTACCCCGAGCACACGCTGCACCAGCTGCTAAACGATATTAAGAACCAAGAGCCTACGGGGTTGCTGCCGGGCTCCATCTACATGCCGGGCGGGCTGGCCCGGCACGACTCGGTGTACTGGAACCATAACACCCAGGGGCACCCGCCGCTGTGGCCCGTGGCCGTGCGGGACTACGTGCGCACGACCGGCGATAGTGCCATCGTCGGCCGCTTCTACACCCCGCTGGTGCGGCCGATTTCCTGGTTTGAAAACAACCGCCAAGCGGTGAACGGCGGCTTTTTCTACAACGATATTTTGCTGAAGAAGTGGGAAAGCGGCGTCGACGAAGGCATTCGGTTCGACGACGTGGCCAAGGGGGCCCTGGCTTGCGTGGACGCCACCAGCCACGTGTACCAGCTTTACCGCATTGCGGGGCAGTGGGCCCAGCAGCTGGGGCTGGACGCCACGTACTACGAGCGGCGCGCGGGCGAGCTGCGGGCCTTCATCCAGACGAAGCTGTACGTACCGGCCGAGGGCATGTTCTACGACAGCTGGGCCGTGCAGGACGCCACCCTGCGCAACCTGCCCTTCGAGAGCATGTGGCCCCTGGTAACCGGCGCGGCCACGCCCGAGCAGGCCAACCGCTACATTGACCGCTACTTGCTGAACCCGCAGGTATTTCTCACCGAGCACCCCATTGCCACCGTGGGCCGCCGCAACCCCGAGTTCGAGCTGCGCATGTGGCGCGGTCCGGCCTGGAACAGCATGGCCTACTGGGCCGCCCGCGCCTGCCTCAACTACGGCCGCAAAGATGCCGCCCGGCTAATTCTGGAAAAAGCGCTGGACGACTCGGCCAAGCAGTTCCGCCGCACGGGCACCATTTGGGAGTTTTACCACCCGCTGGGCGGGCACCCCGAAACCGTGCAGCGCAAGCCCAACACCAAGTACAATGCCCCCTGCCGCGACTACCTGGGCCACAACCCCCTGCTAGCCATGGCCCGCCTCTACGATTCCATCCGCTAGCCCACCCCTGCATGTTCCGTCCCGCCGCGCCTGCCGCGCCCGCTGCTTTTCCCAAGTCGGTCCCCTTCATCATCGGCAGCGAGGTGGCCGAGCGCTTCAGCTACTACGGGATGCTGACCATCCTGCCCACGTTTCTGGTGGCCGGGTTCTTCAACCCTACGCACAACGCGGCCCTGCTGCCAGGGGCCGAGGCGCAGGCCAACGAGCTGGTGCATTCGTTCGCGGCGCTGGGCTACGCGCTGCCGGTGCTGGGGGCCCTGCTGGCCGACTGGGTGCTGGGCAAGTACCGCGTGATTCTGTATTTGTCGATTTTGTACTGCGGCGGGCACGCGCTGCTGGCCGCATTCAGCGACGATTTGGCCAGCTTCCGGCTGGGGCTGCTGGTGGTGGCCGTGGGCATGGGCGGCATCAAGTCGAGCGTGTCGGCCAACCTGGGCGACCAGTTTACCCAGGCCAACGCCTCCCTCCTACCCAAGGCCTACGGCTGGTTTCAGATGAGCATCGACGTGGGCGCGGCGCTGGCCACCGTGATTACGCCGCTGCTCTACAAGCACTTCGGGCCCGCCGTGGCCTTTGGCGTGCCGGGCTTGCTGATGGCCACGGCCGCCCTCACCTTCTGGCTGGGCCGGCGGCGCTACGTGCGCGTGCCGCCCATCGGCTTTCGGGCCGGGCTGCGCCAGACCCTGGGGCCCGGGGAGGGCCGGGCGGCCCTGCGGCGCATCCTCACTGTGTTTGCCTTTGTGCCGGCGCTGTGGATGCTGAACGAGCAAAGCTCCTCGGAGTGGGTGTTGCAGGCCACGCACCTCAACCGCGAGCTGTGGCCGGGCTTCGCGCCGCTGGCCGAGCAGCTGCAAGTGGTGGGCATCGTGTTCGGTATTTTGCTGAACCCGCTGCTGACGTACGGCATCTACCCCGCGCTGGGCCGGCGCGGGGTGCGGCTCTCGCCGCTGCGGCGCATGGGCGCGGGCATGGTGATTGCGACGCTGGCGGAGCTGGTTATTGGCGGGGTGCAGCGCAGCCTGGCGGCGGGCGGGCATCCTTCGGCATGGTGGCAGGTGCTGGCGTACTGCGTGAACACCACGGGCGTCATCATGGTGGCCATCACGGGGCTGGAATACGCGTACACCCACGCGCCCAAGGCCATGAAAAGCCTCACCACGGCGCTGTGGGTGCTCACCATCGCGGCCGCCAACTTTGGGCTGAGCCTGCTCAACGGCAGCATTGCGCGGGGCGGCTGGCTGGCGGGCTTGCAGGGGGCCAACTTCTACTGGTTTTTCGTGGGCCTGATGGCCGTGAACGTGACGCTGTTTGCGCTAGTAGCTTCGCGGCTGAAGGAAAAAGTGTACGTAGCCGCCGAACCAGCGGTACCGCTGCCTACCTGAAAACCCTATATTTTCCTCCATGAAGCCATTGGTTCCTACCCTTTAGCTGCGCGGCTACATGCGCTGGGGCACCCGGCGGCCGGGGGCTTTTCTAGCCCGTAGCAGTACTGTACTTACGCAGTTGCTTGCGCAGCCCTCGGGGGCCCCGTCCGTAACCGCCGCGCCCACTAGCGTGCAGCACATACGCCGGGGCCCTGGCGGTGTCACGCTACACGGCTGCCGGCGAGCCTGCCAACGCGGCCAAAAAGGCGCACAGCAACGACGCTCGAGGTGGGTGCTGGCACTGCCCAAAGGCAGCCCAGGCGGCGCTAGGCTCGGCACCCCAACGGGTGAGGTCGTCGCTATGAAAGCAAGGACAATAGTAGCGCAATGGCCACGGGGGCCCTATCTTGACCCTGCAAAATACTAATTCATCTTTCCTCCTTCATGAAAAAAATATTCCGTACTACTGCATCAGTGGTGCTGGCGGGCGTGGCGCTCTGGGCCCCGTTCGGCGCCACCGCCCAGAAGAAACCTGCGGCCGCCAAAGCGGCCAATGCCGAAAGCGCCATCCACGAGGCCGACATCAAGCGCGACTTGTTTGCCCTGGCCGGCGACCACTACCGGGGCCGCGAGGGCGGCACCCTGGACGAGCTGAAGGCCAGCGTGTGGCTCGTCGACCAGATCCGGGCCACCGGCATGCTGCCGGCCGGCGACGACGGCACTTACTTCCAGTGGTTCAACCTGCAACGCACCCGCCTAAGCAAGAGCAGCACGCTGCGCATTGGCACCCACGAGATTAAGCTAGACAAAGAGGGCTCGGTGGTGGCCCCGACCAACGCCAGCATCAATGCCCCGCTGGTGTACGTAGGCACTGGCTCGCCCGCTGAGCTAGCCAAGGTCGACATCAAGGGCAAGGCCGTGGCGGTGCAGATTGCCGGGGCCCCTACCGACGGCATCAGCTACCGGCGCTACGTGTTCGGCAAGTTCGGCGGGCAGGCGGGCGAGCTGGTGAAGGCCGGCGCGGTGGCCGTGGTGTTCGTGTCGGACGCGGCCTCGCAGGCCGTTTACGACCATTGGAGCCACGTCTTTGAACGGGGCCGCTACAGCCTGCCCGGCGCGGCCAGCACCAAAGTGGTGAGCACGCCGCCCGTGGTGTGGCTGCCCGCCAGCGCCGCCGCCTGGGTGCAGCAGGCCGGCCAGCAGTTCAGCACCGAGCTGAAGGTGGAGAGCTTCCAGTACCCGTCTGTGAACCTCGTGGCCAAGATGCCCGGCACCGACGCCCAGCTGAAAAAAGAGTACGTCCTCTTCAGCACCCACCAGGACCACGACGGCGTGCGGGCCCCCATCGCCGGCGACTCCATCTACAACGGGGCCGACGACAACGCCACGGGCTGCGCGGCGCTGCTGGCCATCATGCGGGCCTTCAAGCAGCAGCCGGGCCGGCGCTCGGCGCTGTTCGTGTACCAGGGCTCGGAGGAGCGCGGGCTGATTGGCTCGACGTACTTCTCGGCCCACCCCACCGTGCCGCAATCCAGCATTATGGCCGTGCTCAACGCCGA
This genomic stretch from Hymenobacter sp. PAMC 26628 harbors:
- a CDS encoding IS701 family transposase; translated protein: MKVTAQLYGQFLVSSQVNYTGTYLAEHLEGLTHDNVRYFLKTSHFTPRQLWQQVRPQVVLSARGYVLFDDTVLDKHHSRRIELVRRQYSGNAHGIIAGIGLVTCVYVNPETDQFWLIDYRLFAPATEGKTKLDHVAERLTQLVPRGISYRTVLMDSWYATTALFKWLLAAGKTFYCPLKSNRLVDDSGGQQPYQPVSCLSWSAAEVEVGKILKVKGMPKDCKLKLFRVLVSPHRTDYLLPNEVEPLNTAAAEHESSVRWTIEQFHRELKQLTGVQACQCRLARSQRNHSALAMRAWTRLKQAAYQTQKTVYQLKQGFLDAYMRHELMQPTLAFA
- a CDS encoding DUF885 domain-containing protein — its product is MRKLLLQTLAAGALLAACPPSPTLAQKAKPASNRAPTTAAPPAASAPLGALFEAYWEDQARLFPLAATAQGDNRYNDQLPNDRTRAFRQQQRQSYGQYLAALHRMDRTRLSADDRVSYDIFDYLLTDQLETLQQNRWLMPFAQYYSLPTTLPLLGAGTGAQPFKTVPDYDHWLGRVHGFPGWADSAIANFRQGVKAGVVLPKALVEKIIPQLEALVVADPTKSLFYGPITTLPASFSEADKARLTTAYQQAIRTELTPTYQKLAQFLKTEYLPKARATAGLNALPSGAQAYRYLVRSHTTTEKTPDEIYQTGLREVQRIQAEIGAVKIQVGFPGDLPAFFAYMKNEPKFRPFKTQQDVLAAYEAVHQRMAPSLSKLFGRTPKTPFEVRPVEAFRAASASADYFPGAPDGSRPGIFYVPILDATQYNTVAAPALESLFLHEAIPGHHYQFSLQLENTALPQFRRTPSYGAFGEGWGLYCETLGKELGLYTDPYQYAGALGGELHRALRLVVDVGLHTGRLTREQAIQYLMGNELISEQGATAEVERYMAWPGQALSYKIGQLKITELRARYEKQLGPKFNLRAFHDEILAGGAMPLAVLEKKMDAWAARQR
- a CDS encoding serine hydrolase domain-containing protein, coding for MSLLLWALALLTAGPALAQTAPIPTAPLDLAAVDAVVARTLKAFDVPGIAVAVVKDGQVVMAKGYGVRSLATKAPVNANTLFGIGSNTKAFTTAALGLLVDEGKLRWDDKVTDYIPEFKMYDPYVTAEFTVRDLLCHRSGMGRGAGDLMRYPDSTNFTINDLIHNLRYFRPVTSFRSQYAYDNSLYLVAGEVVARVAKQPWTTFVETRLLQPLGMRRSATSFSRLSDQTNVADAHAQVDGRVQVVRRYLGSTADRPCSAPAASTAV
- a CDS encoding DUF3471 domain-containing protein, giving the protein MVTKVTLLPELHLGIIVLANQENGAGCTAITNFVEDYYLGVSGLDRVQEAVDDMKTWANGADQATVAAFKQVAAAQKAAPEKPDYTAYVGRYQDAWLGDVRVFAQDNQLWFKSQRSPRLVGQLLPYRGDTYVLRWRDRTFTLHPDVYAAFTLDAQGQAASLKLTPISKLLDFSYDFQDLDLQRVE
- a CDS encoding S9 family peptidase; this encodes MVRADSIPAPSASATARAQNEVASPDGRRVAFLRDYNLWVRDTKTKAETALTTDGIKDYGYATDNSGYATTDKPVLLWSPDSRKIATFRQDQRQVSDMYLVTTNVGHPTLKAWKYPLPGDKEVIAIERVILEVDQPKVIKLELAPDPRLSSGCLNLSCEGRGMGDVDWSPDATQLAFVSSSRDRKQVNFRVADAATGRVREVFSETVATFFESGREAMNWHYLPKTNEVIWCSPRDNWRHFYLYDATTGKLKRQITKGSWAVRELVRVDEKARQLYFLAGGREPGNPYFTYLYRIGMDGQHLTLLTPEAGHHLVTFAPSGRYFIDSYSQHYQPPVSQLRTATGKVVLPLEKTDISRLLATGWKPPTAIITKAQDEQFDLYGLMYTPTNLDPTKKYPVINYIYPGPQTGPLSANTGVGWSFTAARLDHQALAELGFVVVVIEGSCNPFRSKSFQDACYGNIAENTLSDQVTGLRQLAQRYPYLDLNRVGVWGHSGGGYAAAAAMFRYPDFYKVGISESGDHDARGYISGWGELYIGLLAPQADGTSNYTSQANAPFAKNLKGKLLLAHGLLDNNVPPYNTMLVVDALIKANKTFDLVVFPQAPHAYGPDAPYMTRRRWDYFVQHLAGALPPPDYEMKPMTDPRDAGQ
- a CDS encoding alpha/beta fold hydrolase, whose protein sequence is MNRKYNQNLANDFIFVSWDQRNCGKSQTDTTVVLTPGLYVEDAHVVTQFLKKQYHRNKIFVVGHSWGSLIGVNLVQKYPQDYAAYIGMGQLVNPGKSEMLARNHVVQQATLRKDTATLAALAKIPFSEAGGYPNGLAGLSQFRMVSDKYLASSEVAELPNPMTLYPDYKALDWMTPVLRTYKLLSSYMDGGKTNLLKQNTFQLPVYLLVGKYDYTTSAELAQQYFTAIKAPKKKMFLFEHSGHQPSWEEPALFRTRLLQIAAANKTN
- a CDS encoding MGH1-like glycoside hydrolase domain-containing protein, whose translation is MRSIFEVAVAFCGLSLGAAPAGQAQSRTAAGAPAAQPAGGGSWAALAAEAGRMGKPAWRPMLSYVAALHQRATHPAAPPFDYEWEDLGPGYVYGNAFGHWDVVHETIDVLPAYPEHTLHQLLNDIKNQEPTGLLPGSIYMPGGLARHDSVYWNHNTQGHPPLWPVAVRDYVRTTGDSAIVGRFYTPLVRPISWFENNRQAVNGGFFYNDILLKKWESGVDEGIRFDDVAKGALACVDATSHVYQLYRIAGQWAQQLGLDATYYERRAGELRAFIQTKLYVPAEGMFYDSWAVQDATLRNLPFESMWPLVTGAATPEQANRYIDRYLLNPQVFLTEHPIATVGRRNPEFELRMWRGPAWNSMAYWAARACLNYGRKDAARLILEKALDDSAKQFRRTGTIWEFYHPLGGHPETVQRKPNTKYNAPCRDYLGHNPLLAMARLYDSIR
- a CDS encoding POT-type proton-dependent oligopeptide transporter; its protein translation is MFRPAAPAAPAAFPKSVPFIIGSEVAERFSYYGMLTILPTFLVAGFFNPTHNAALLPGAEAQANELVHSFAALGYALPVLGALLADWVLGKYRVILYLSILYCGGHALLAAFSDDLASFRLGLLVVAVGMGGIKSSVSANLGDQFTQANASLLPKAYGWFQMSIDVGAALATVITPLLYKHFGPAVAFGVPGLLMATAALTFWLGRRRYVRVPPIGFRAGLRQTLGPGEGRAALRRILTVFAFVPALWMLNEQSSSEWVLQATHLNRELWPGFAPLAEQLQVVGIVFGILLNPLLTYGIYPALGRRGVRLSPLRRMGAGMVIATLAELVIGGVQRSLAAGGHPSAWWQVLAYCVNTTGVIMVAITGLEYAYTHAPKAMKSLTTALWVLTIAAANFGLSLLNGSIARGGWLAGLQGANFYWFFVGLMAVNVTLFALVASRLKEKVYVAAEPAVPLPT